A region from the Aegilops tauschii subsp. strangulata cultivar AL8/78 chromosome 5, Aet v6.0, whole genome shotgun sequence genome encodes:
- the LOC109751142 gene encoding uncharacterized protein encodes MATGGAPKPEEETVVFPDWVMLERIFRQRCHDDLDAAGEAINKNKTAAPVKIDGGHSCFVSFTLAGPPGSSYFNLHWPERQGSDRLSAFVWATDKNLVLFDISIPDRIRYMDAPPDLFVYTASAPSPSVQQLPRCSTKRFLAHRFTTGILQLKAEHCYIVADLNVHLKKKSVWAELCVFNSGANDWRIITEVLAGKLPDLWWSDDVFAFDGRFLCRVDYFCGVVLCDFSKNVDSQVLHFVPFPGGIKYPDDARFPRYFPGRFLSVSISQGMIRYIHIDNDFHETIHSDWQGIPPKRIQRRQQQLPHKITIWTLNSKFEWEVHCKINLDCLSAQPLYRGLPRRLPEFPVISMDDPGVLCCLLRAKEFGGKERMIMVDMNHADLQSCTDVNVEDKFSNTTQLPTVFSKYLQKANRDGMGQH; translated from the exons ATGGCCACCGGAGGCGCCCCAAAGCCGGAGGAGGAGACCGTCGTCTTCCCCGATTGGGTGATGCTGGAACGCATCTTCCGCCAACGGTGCCACGACGACCTAGACGCTGCTGGTGAGGCCATCAACAAGAACAAGACCGCTGCTCCAGTCAAGATAGACGGTGGCCACTCCTGCTTCGTCTCCTTCACCCTCGCAGGTCCTCCAGGGTCCTCCTACTTCAACCTCCATTGGCCGGAGAGACAAGGCTCAGACAGACTCTCTGCCTTCGTCTGGGCAACCGACAAGAACCTCGTCCTCTTCGATATCTCGATCCCCGACCGAATTCGCTACATGGACGCTCCGCCAGATCTGTTCGTCTACACGGCCTCTGCTCCTTCCCCCTCGGTGCAGCAGCTTCCTCGGTGCAGCACAAAGCGGTTCCTGGCTCATCGGTTCACCACCGGCATTCTGCAGCTCAAAGCGGAGCACTGCTACATTGTTGCCGACCTCAATGTCCACCTCAAGAAAAAGAGCGTTTGGGCTGAACTCTGTGTcttcaactccggcgccaacgaCTGGAGAATCATCACCGAGGTGCTTGCTGGTAAGCTCCCTGACCTCTGGTGGTCCGATGATGTGTTTGCTTTCGACGGCCGTTTCCTTTGCAGGGTGGACTACTTCTGCGGCGTCGTGCTATGCGACTTCTCCAAAAATGTGGACTCCCAGGTGCTCCACTTCGTGCCTTTTCCTGGAGGAATCAAATACCCTGATGATGCACGGTTCCCGAGGTACTTCCCAGGGAGGTTCCTAAGTGTGTCCATCAGCCAAGGCATGATCCGCTATATCCACATTGACAATGACTTTCATGAGACTATCCACTCCGACTGGCAAGGGATTCCTCCTAAGAGAATCcaacggcggcagcagcagcttCCCCACAAAATCACCATTTGGACGTTGAACTCCAAGTTCGAGTGGGAGGTGCATTGTAAGATCAACCTGGATTGTCTCTCGGCACAACCTCTTTACCGAGGTCTACCTCGGCGTCTTCCTGAGTTCCCAGTCATCAGCATGGATGACCCGGGTGTTCTATGCTGCTTGCTGAGGGCGAAGGAATTTGGTGGCAAGGAGCGGATGATCATGGTTGACATGAACCATGCGGATCTGCAGTCATGTACTGATGTGAATGTAGAAGACAAGTTCTCTAATACCACCCAACTTCCAACTGTCTTCTCCAAATACCTTCAAAAGGCCAACAG GGATGGCATGGGACAACATTGA